The window TACGGTCGCCGGCTTCACGGCGGAGGGGAAACTGCACACGCTGAGCGTCTGGTTCATCCTCGCGCTCAGGCTGATGATCGGGTTGGCGTTCTTCCAGAGCGGCTTCGATAAGGTGCTGTCGGGGAGTTTCAGCGCCGCGGGCTACCTGCAGAACGCGCCGCCGTCGAACGGCAGTCCGGTCGCCGGGCTGTTCGTCGCGATGGGGGAGACGCCGTGGTTCGTCGACTTCGTCAACATCGCCGTCCCGTGGGGCGAGCTGCTGATCGGACTCGGCGTCATCTTCGGGGCCCTGACGCGGCTCGCGGCCTTCTGGGGCGCGTTCATGATGCTCATGTTCTACCTCGGGAACTGGGAGATCTCACACGGCTACATCAACGGCGACTTCGCGTACATGCTCGTGTTCCTCTCGGTGGCCGCCTTCGGCGCCGGGCGGATCCTGGGACTCGACAGCTACATCGAGCAGTACGACGTCGGCGGCGAACCCCTCATCCAGCGGTATCCGTGGATGCGCTACTTCCTCGGCTGACCGCTGCCGCCGCGTTTTTTCAGCGCGTACGGTCCCGAGCCCACAGAAAGACCACTAGTCCGCCGACCGCCGCGACCCCGACCGCCGGGACGAGCGCGAGGACGGCGCCCACTCCGAGGCCGACCAGTAGCCCGACGAACGCGACGAGAAAGACGATCGCGAACGCGAGGAGCGCGGCGGCGGGCGCTCGCGGTCCGTCGTCGGTCCCGAGACCGAGGAGGGCGACCGCGGCGACGACGGCGCCGGCGATCAGTCCCGCGGGGATCCCGAGGAACACCGAGAACTCGACCGTGGGCGCCAGCAGCTCGGTCACGGCGACGAAGGCCCCGAGGAAGGCGACGACGCCCGCCCCGGCGGCCGCGGCGATCGCACGAACGTTCATACGAGAGATACGACGCGACCGATCAAAAAGGCGCGTGCCCGCGTGGTCGAAGCCCCGCGGTCTCCGCGTCACGCGATCGCGAGCCACGCGACCAGCACGACGAGGCCGCCGATCGACGTCGAGGCGACGGCGTGGAGGCGCAGCCGGTCCAAGAGCGCGTGCGCGTCGCCGGAGACGGAGAGCAGGTCGTGGATCTCGCTGCCGATCTCACACCGGGGAAGAAAGTCCATCGCGACGTGGAGGAAGACGCCGGCCGCGAAGCCGAAGACCAGTCCCCGGACCGTCCCCGTCGCCGGGAGCGCGATCATCGAGGAGGCGATACCGGCGATTCCGACGCCCGTCGCCGGGAGCAGGAGCACGGAGGCGTCGCGGCCGGCGTTCGCGAGGCGCCGCGCGGCCGCGTAGCCCGCGGGGCCCTTGTGCGAGACGATCGCGAGTCCCAAGAGCAGGCCGAGTTCGGGCATGTTGCCGTAGATGATACCGATGATCGCGCCCGCGGAGAAGGCGTGGGCGGTCAACTCGGCGATGGTTCGGTCCATCGGGAGGTCCATATGCGAGAGCCGGTGTCCGATCGAGTGTGACGCGAACCCGGCCAGCAGGCCGAAGGCGACGCCGAACCCGCCCCACTGCGGGTGCTGGCCGATCGCCTGCGGCACCAGAAAGACGGCGGCGCTCGTCACCATCGCGCCGGCGGCGAGGCCGTAGCCCCACACCAGCGCGCCGGCGCTCTCGTCGCCGGTCCGCGCGCCCAGCGGGGCGGCCAACGCCATCGCGAGGAACGCGACCCACGAGATGCCGACGAGCTTGCCGCCACCGGTCGTCTCGGCGACGAGCGCGAGCGCCGACAGCGCGACGAGGACGAGCGTCGCGAACGCACCGATCCGGGAGACCCCACGCGTCATATGAATTTCACTACTCCGGTTAATAATCGCACATTGATAACACGGAGTTTTATTTTAATAAGTCTGTCGGACCCGTCCGGTCTCGGGGAGACGCGTCCTACCGCGACCGGGTCGCCCGCATCCACGCCCGGAGATCGATCCGCTCGCCGTCGATCGAATCCGGATCCGCCTCCCCGGCCGCCCAGACGAACATCCCGGCCACCTCGTTCGGGTCTCGACCGTCGCCGTCGCTCAGGTCGGTGTTCACGAGCCCCGGATCGACGACCGCCGCGGTCTGTGCGGCGTCGACGGCGAGTTGGCGGACCAGCGCCTCGGCGGCCGCCTTCGAGACGGCGTACGCGCCCATCCCCGCCTCGGCGTCGACCGCGATCGATCCGGACGGGACGAGGATTCGCCCCGACTCGGGCATCCGATCGAGAGCCTCTCTAACGGTGGTGAAGACCCCTCGGAGGTTCGTCTCGAGGGTTTCGTCGAACCGGTCGTACGGCTCCTCCTGAATCGGCATCGCTCCCGACGGCCCGTGTTTGACTCCCGCGTTGGCGACGAGGACGTCGACGCCGTCGCCCTCGCCCGCCGCGGCCGCCGCGTCGACGACGCGTTCGACGTCGGAGGCGTCTCGGACGTCGGCGCGAACGCCCTTGACGTGGACCTCGCCGTCGTCGGCGGGATGTGCGTCCCGGGCGGCCGCAACGGCCTCGGCCAGCGCCTCCTCGGACCGGGCACAGCCGACGACCGCTGCGCCCTCGGCGGCGAACGCGTCGAGGAGCGCCCGCCCGATCCCGCGGCTCGCGCCCGTTACCACTACTGTCGCGTTCGTGAGTTCCATACCGCCCGTTGGCACCGACCGAGGGTAAACGTACTCGCCGATTTCGCTTCCGAAATTCCCGCCGAAACGCGCCGGTCTCGACGGACACGCGCCGCCGACGCCGCCCCGGCCAGCCGATTTATACCCACCACGGTCCACTGTACCCGTATGGACTCCCTCTCGGATCTCGACTCGCTCGACGGCGCGGACGTCGTCGTCGTCGGTGGCGGGTTCGGCGGCCTCTCGACCGCCTGTTATCTGGCCGGCGCGGGCGCGGACGTGACGCTCCTCGAGAAGAACGAGCAACTCGGCGGCCGCGCGAGCCGGCTGGAGGTCGACGGCTTCCGCTTCGACATGGGGCCGTCGTGGTATCTGATGCCCGACGTCTTCGAGCGCTTCTTCGGTCACTTCGATCACGAGCCCTCGGAGTACTACGACCTCACGCGACTGGACCCGCACTACCGCATCTTCTTCAAGGACGGCGACCGCGTGGACATGGTTCCGGACCTCGGCCGGAACCGCGAGGTGTTCGAGTCCTACGAGCCCGGTGCGGGCGAGCGCTTCGACGAGTATCTCGAGAAGTCGAAGGTCAACTACGAGGTCGGGATGGAGCACTTCGTCTACGAGGACCGCACCTCGATCTCGGACTTCCTCGACTGGAACGTCGCGAAGAACGCCCGCGGACTCTCGCTCGTCGGATCGATGCAGCGCCACGTCGAGAAGTACTTCGACCACCCGAAGCTCCAGCAGATAATGCAGTACACGCTGGTGTTCCTCGGCGGCGCGCCGACGAACACGCCCGCGCTGTACAACCTGATGAGCCACGTCGACTTCAATATGGGCGTGTACTACCCCGAGAACGGCCTCGGCGGCGTCGTCGACGGCATCGTCGAACTCGGCGAGGAACTCGGCGTCGACTTCCGGACGGACGCGCCCGTCACCGAGATCGAGGGCCGCGAGGGGGCGTTCGTCACGCGGACCGAGGGGGCGGGGGAGTTCTACTCCGACTACGTCGTCAGCGACGCCGACTACCGACACACCGAGATGGAACTCTTAGATGAGAAGAAGCGGCAGTACGACGCCGACTACTGGGAGTCGAGGACCTACGCCCCCTCGGCGTTCCTGCTGTATCTCGGCGTCGAGGGCGACGTCGACCCGCTGGAACACCACACGCTCGTGCTCCCGACCGACTGGGACGAACACTTCGAGCGGATCTTCGACGACCCGGCGTGGCCCGAGGACCCGGCGTACTACCTCTGTGTGCCCTCCGAGACCGACGACGACGTCGCGCCCGACGGCCACTCGAACCTCTTCGCGCTCGTGCCCATCGCGGCCGGGTTGGAAGACACGCCGGAACTCCGCTCGGAGTTCCGCGATCTCGTCCTCGACGACATCGAAGAGAACACCGGCGTCGACCTCCGGGATCGGATCGTCGTCGAGGAGTCCTTCTGCGTGAACGACTTCGCAGAGCGGTACAACAGCACGAAGGGCACCGCGCTCGGTCTCGCACACACGCTCAGACAGACCGCGCTGTTCAGGCCGCCTCACAGGTCCGAAGCGGTCGAGGGGCTGTACTTCACCGGGTCGTTCACGACGCCCGGTATCGGCGTCCCGATGTGTCTCATCAGCGGCCAACTCACGGCCGAGGCGATGGCCGAACGGACGGCGTGAGGAGGATGGCACACCGATCCGGACGGACGGGCGGGGCACTCGGACGGGTCCGATACCTCCTGACGCTGTCGCGCCCGCGGTTCTGGCTCTACCTGGCCGGCCCCGTCGCCGTCGGCGTCACGTTCGCCGCTGAGACGACGGGAGACCTGTTCACGCCGGTCACGCTCGGGCTCTTCGCGTACTTCCTGCTCCCGGCGAACGTCTTCCTCTACGGCGTCAACGACGTCTTCGACGTCGACGTCGACGCGGCGAACCCGAAAAAGGAAGACAGAGAGGCGCGCTGGCGGGGCGATTCGGCGGTCGCCGCGGTGATCGCAGCCGCGACGTTCCTCGGCGCCGGCACCTTCGCGCTCGCGCCACCGGTGGCGTGGCCGTACCTCGCGGGCTTTTTCGTCCTCGGCTTCCAGTACTCGGCACCCCCGCTGCGGTTCAAGACCACTCCCCTGCTCGACTCCGTCTCGAACGGCCTGTACATCCTCCCCGGCGCCGTCGGCTACGCCGCCGTCGCGGGCGCACATCCCCCGCTCGCGGCCCTCGCGGGCGCGTGGCTCTGGACGATGGGGATGCACACGTTCTCTGCGATCCCCGACATCGAACCCGACAGGGCGGCCGGCATCCGCACGACGGCGACGTTCCTCGGCGAACGGCGGACGTTCCTGTACTGTCTCGCCTGCTGGCTCGCCGCCGCCGCCGTCTTCGCGCTCGTCGACGTCCGGATCGGGCTCCTGCTCGTCGCCTATCCCGCGCTCGTCTTCGCGATCTACCGCTCGGACGTCGACGTCGACCGCGCCTACTGGTGGTACCCGATCCTCAACACCGCCGTCGGGACGCTCCTGACGCTCGGGGCGCTCTGGAGGCTCCTGTATGCGTGACGCCGGCGACGCCCCGGGGCAGGGCGCTCTCACCGACGGGATCCCCCGAACGCGCGCGGAGTGGGAACGGCGCCTCGAACGGCTGGTGCGCGAGAACCGCTTTACGATCTCGGTGTTCTTCCCGCTGAACGGCATCGTCCTGCTGCTGGCGAGCGCCGAGGGCGTCCTCCCCGCGCCGCTGGCGTTCAACGGCCTGTTGATCCTGTTGGGCACGCTCGTGATGCGCTCGCCGCTCGTCGTCGGCGTCCTCCCGGTCACGGACCGGCGCGCGGCCGTCGGGGTCGGGGCTCTGACCCTGTACGCCTACGGGATCGAGTTCCTGGGCGTCCACACGGGCGTCCCCTACGGCGAGTTCTTCTACGGCGTTGACCTCGGACCGATCGTCGCCGGGGTCCCGCTCGGCCTCCCCGTCTTCTTCATCCCGCTGGTGATGAACGCCTACCTCCTCTGTCTGCTCCTCCTGGGCGAACGCGCCGCACGGACCGGCGTCCGCCTCCTCGCGGTGATCGCGACGGTCCTGACGATGGACGTCGTCCTCGATCCCGGCGCCGTCGCGCTCGGCTTCTGGGTGTATCCCGGCGGCGGCGCGTTCTACGGCGTCCCGCTCTCGAACTACGCCGGGTGGGTCCTCTCGGCCACGGTCGCCGTGCTCGCCCTCGACTGGGGGTACGACCGCCGCGCGCTCCTCGCGCGGCTCGACGACTGCGAGTTCCTGCTCGACGACCTCGTCTCCTTCGTCATCCTCTGGGGCGGCGTCAACGCGTGGTTCGGAAACTGGATCCCCGTCGCGTTCGCGGCGCTGTTCGGGATCGGGCTCCTGCGAACCGATCGGTTCGACGCCCCGCTCGGTGCGGTCTCGCGGCTCCGGACGCGCGACTGGACGTCGAAGCGCTGATCGGCCTACTCGCTCCGCGTGAAACTCCGGAGCCAGCCCGAGAGGCGTCGACCGACCCCTCCGGAGGGCCAGGGCCACCACGTTCGACCCGTCGCGGGGCCGGAGTGTCCGGGGTCTCGCGCGGAATCGTCCTCGTCGGGGTACGGCACGACGCTGACCCGACGGAACACGGCGACCGGGTCGCGCTCGAACGCCCAGTACAGGCGGGTCTTCGCGAGCAAGAACAGCTTCCGCGACGTCGACAGCGACGGCGTCGTCGAGAGGACGTCGCAGTCGCGCCGACGGATCTCGCGGTGGTGGTCCGCATAGAGGACGGCCGCCAGCAGGACGGCGAACTGACAGTCCTCGGGGAGATACCGGATCCCCTCGACGCCCTCCCGATAGAGCGACTCCGCTCGCTCCAGCTCCTCGCGCATCGCCGCGCGGAAGTTCGCGTCGTACTCGAAGTTCAGGACCTGTTCCTCGGTGACGCCGTGTCTCTCGAGCGTCTCCTGCGGGAGGTAGATCCGATCGCGCTCGACGACGTCCTCGCGGACGTCCCGGAGGAAGTTCGAAAGCTGGAACGCCTCGCCGAGCGCCGTCGCGTGCGGGAGGGCCTCCTCGGCCTGCGGAGTCTCCATGATTTCGGTCATCATCCGGCCGACCGCGGCCGCCGACCCGTCCATGTACGCCTCCAGGTCGGCGTACGTCTCGTAGCGGTCCGTCTCGATGTCCGAGAGCATCGCGTCGATGAACACCTCGACGTCCGCGTCGGGGATGTCGTACCGGTCCCGTAACTCCGCGAAGGCGTCGAGCACGGGGTCGTCGGTCTCCTCGCGACCGAGCGCCTGCCGGCGCAGCTCTTCGAGCCGCCGCCGCTGTTCCTCGGGCGGGGCCGTCTCGGCGGCGTCGACCACCTCGTCCGCGACGCGGAAGAACGCGTACAGCACGTACGTCGGGTGTCGAACGCGTTCGGGGAGCACGCGCGTCGCGAGGTGGAAGGTCTTCCCCGTCTGTCGCTGGATCGCCTTGCTCTGTCGGATCTGTTCCTGTTGAACCATCGTTACGTGTTGCGTTTCAGGGCGTCTCGTCGCGGTGCCGTCGGACCACACATCTGTCATCATATGGACGGACCGGACTCATATAACGCTTCGTGCCGATTTGACATCGAATCGGACCAGTACTGACGAAACGGCCAGTAGAGTAATATACGGGTTTTCGCCGGTCGCTCCCAAAATGTATCAGATTACCAGAACGTGTCGCTGCAGTCGTAGACCACGCCGTGTTCCGGACAGACGTACTTGCAGTGGCGGCGAGCCATCGGCCGCTCGCAGAGCGGGCACGGGCGACCGGGCGGGGTCTCGACGGTCCCCGATTCGTCACGGTCTTCGGCCTCGTTCGCGTCGCTCACGTCCGACCCGGCGGCCGCAGTCGACAAGAAGGTTCGCGTTTCCGCGGCTCGGCCCTCGCTTCGACGAAGAAAGGAACCGAGCGGAAAATTCGACTGACTACGCTACGATCGAGGTCGGGAGTGCCGCCTCAGCACTCCGACCAGCCGCAGGACTCGCAGGTCTTGCAGCCCTCCGAGTAGTACAGCGACATCCCCCCGCACTCGGGGCACTCGGGGCTCTCTCCGGCCGCGAGCAGGTCGTCGGTCGCGTCGTCGTTGGGGCCGCTCGGCTGTTCCGCGTCGGGGCCGACGTCGACGTCGTCCACGTCGACGGCCGCGCCGCCGTCGGTTTCGCGCCCCGCCGGGGCGTCGGCGGTCGCGTCCGCGGACGACCTCTCGGAGAGCTCGGTCAGGTTCTGCTGCTGCGGGTAGCCCTTCTCGATCTCGCCGTCGAGGTAGCGCCGCATCGCCGTGCCGATGGCGTCCGGGATGGAGTTGATCTGCTCGCCCTTGTCCCAGGCGACCTTCGGGCTGCGGATGCCCTGCAGTTCGCTTGCGATCTCGCTCGGGTCGACCCCCGAGCGCAGCGCCGTCGAGATGGTCTTCGCGAGCGCCTCGGTGAAGGAGGCGGTGAAGCCGCCGGAGTTGCCGATGTTCGCGAACAGCTCGAAGGGCCGGCCGCGCTCGTCCTCGTTGATGTTGACGTACAGCTTCCCGTAGCCGGTGTCGATGCGCTGGGTCACGCCGTGGAGGACGTCCGGCCGCGGCCGCTTCTTGCCGAGGTCGGTCTCGCCGTCGGCGGCCGACAGCAGCCGGTCGACCTCCTCGTCGAGCGCCGCTCGCACGTTCTCGTTCTCGAGGAAGCCCTCGACGCCGCCGAAGACCTCCTCGATCTGCTCGACGAGCGCCTCGGCGGCCTCGCTCTCGTCGGCGAAGTCGGCGTTCTTCGCGCGCGTCGTGAGGACCTGCTTCGAGCGCGTGCCGTCGCGGTAGACGGTGACGCCCTTGCCGCCGTTGCGGTAGATGTAGCGGTAGACCTCGTCCATGTCCTCCTTCGACGCGGAGTTCGGGAAGTTACAGGTCTTCGAGATGGCGGAGTCGACGCCCTCCTGGGTGGCACACTGGACCGCGGCGTGCTGCTTACCCGAGAGGTCGCCGGTGACGACGAACAGCTCCGAGATGGCGTCCGGAACGGTCGACAGAGAGGAGACGCCGTCGAACTCGTTTTCGGCCATCTGCTCTTGGGCTTCCTTCTTCACGGCGTCGACGTCGATGTCGTTGGCCTCCAGCACTCGGAGGAAGTAGTCGTCGAACTCCACGAGCATCTCGTCGCCCTGGACGTCGTCTGAGACGTTCTTGTAGTAGGCGACGTTGTAGATGGGCTCGATCCCGCCGGTCGTGTTGCCGACCATCGACGTCGTGCCCGTCGGCGCGACGGTGGTCGTGTTGTGGTTCCGGATCGGGAACCCGTCTTCCCACTCGTCGGCGTCGAGGCCGGTGTGGTGCTCGAACCATTCCCGATACTCGGTCGGGTCGGCGTACTTCGAGTCAGCCCAGTCGTTGAACGCGCCGCGCTCGTCGGCGAGTTCGTGGCTGGTCCACTTCGACTCGTGGTTGATGTGGGTCATCAGCTGGCGGGCGACCTCGTTGCCCGCCTCGGTCCCGTACTGGATGCCGAGCTGGATGTACAGCTGCGCCAGCCCCATCACGCCGAGACCGATCTTCCGCATGTCCCGGACCTTCTGTTCGATCTCCGGGACGGGGAAGTCCGACATCGTGACGACGTTCTCGAGGAAGTGCGTGCCACGGTCGATCCGGTAGTCGAACTCCTCCCAGTCGACGGCCTCTTCGAGGAACGCGTCGACGGCGTCCTCGAACTCGTCGTACTCGTCGCCGTGGGCGTCGTACCAGACGCGCCAGTCGGGGGCGTCGAGGTCGACGAGCGTCGAGAGGTTGATGTGCCCGAGGTTGCAGGCCTCGTACTCCTCGAGCGGCTGCTCGCCGCAGGGGTTCGTCGCGAGGATCCGGTGGTCGGGGTGCTCCTCGACGTCGAAGGAGTGCTGCTTGTTCACCCGTTCGAGGTAGATGACGCCGGGTTCGCCGTTCTCGTGCGCGCCGTCGACGATCTGGTCCCACAGCTCCTGGGCGGGGACCGAGAGCACCTCGCCGACCTCGACGTGCTCGCCGAGACCGAACATATCGTACAGCTCCTTCGTCTCGGGCGTGGCGACGTGCGGTTCGTCCGTCCGCGGGTTGGTGAAGGTGAACTCCTCGTCCTCGAACAGCGCCTCCATAAAGTCGTCGGTGATTCCGACGGAGATGTTGAAGTTCGAGAGGTGGCCCTCGACGGCGTTTCGGAGGTGCTTGGGGACGCGTCCCTCGTCGTCGATGAGTTCGCGGGCCTCCTCTAAGGCGTCCTTGAAGGAGTTGTGCGTGAAGTCGTCGGGGTCGTTCAGCCGCAGGGTGTGCGCCAGGGAGACGTCCTTGTTCTTCGCGTGGAGGAACTGGATGACGTCCGGGTGGCTGACCCGCATGACGCCCATCTGCGCGCCGCGTCGCGCGCCGCCCTGCGCGATCGTCTCACAGAGCTGGTCGTACGTCCGCATAAACGTGATCGGCCCGGAGGCGATGCCGCCCGTCGAGCCGACGGCGTCGCCGTAGGGGCGCAGCCGCCAGAACGCATAGCCCATCCCGCCGCCGCT is drawn from Halobellus limi and contains these coding sequences:
- a CDS encoding DoxX family protein, which produces MSTQETTLRSTVAGFTAEGKLHTLSVWFILALRLMIGLAFFQSGFDKVLSGSFSAAGYLQNAPPSNGSPVAGLFVAMGETPWFVDFVNIAVPWGELLIGLGVIFGALTRLAAFWGAFMMLMFYLGNWEISHGYINGDFAYMLVFLSVAAFGAGRILGLDSYIEQYDVGGEPLIQRYPWMRYFLG
- a CDS encoding ZIP family metal transporter, translating into MTRGVSRIGAFATLVLVALSALALVAETTGGGKLVGISWVAFLAMALAAPLGARTGDESAGALVWGYGLAAGAMVTSAAVFLVPQAIGQHPQWGGFGVAFGLLAGFASHSIGHRLSHMDLPMDRTIAELTAHAFSAGAIIGIIYGNMPELGLLLGLAIVSHKGPAGYAAARRLANAGRDASVLLLPATGVGIAGIASSMIALPATGTVRGLVFGFAAGVFLHVAMDFLPRCEIGSEIHDLLSVSGDAHALLDRLRLHAVASTSIGGLVVLVAWLAIA
- a CDS encoding SDR family oxidoreductase, yielding MELTNATVVVTGASRGIGRALLDAFAAEGAAVVGCARSEEALAEAVAAARDAHPADDGEVHVKGVRADVRDASDVERVVDAAAAAGEGDGVDVLVANAGVKHGPSGAMPIQEEPYDRFDETLETNLRGVFTTVREALDRMPESGRILVPSGSIAVDAEAGMGAYAVSKAAAEALVRQLAVDAAQTAAVVDPGLVNTDLSDGDGRDPNEVAGMFVWAAGEADPDSIDGERIDLRAWMRATRSR
- a CDS encoding phytoene desaturase family protein, which encodes MDSLSDLDSLDGADVVVVGGGFGGLSTACYLAGAGADVTLLEKNEQLGGRASRLEVDGFRFDMGPSWYLMPDVFERFFGHFDHEPSEYYDLTRLDPHYRIFFKDGDRVDMVPDLGRNREVFESYEPGAGERFDEYLEKSKVNYEVGMEHFVYEDRTSISDFLDWNVAKNARGLSLVGSMQRHVEKYFDHPKLQQIMQYTLVFLGGAPTNTPALYNLMSHVDFNMGVYYPENGLGGVVDGIVELGEELGVDFRTDAPVTEIEGREGAFVTRTEGAGEFYSDYVVSDADYRHTEMELLDEKKRQYDADYWESRTYAPSAFLLYLGVEGDVDPLEHHTLVLPTDWDEHFERIFDDPAWPEDPAYYLCVPSETDDDVAPDGHSNLFALVPIAAGLEDTPELRSEFRDLVLDDIEENTGVDLRDRIVVEESFCVNDFAERYNSTKGTALGLAHTLRQTALFRPPHRSEAVEGLYFTGSFTTPGIGVPMCLISGQLTAEAMAERTA
- a CDS encoding prenyltransferase, whose translation is MAHRSGRTGGALGRVRYLLTLSRPRFWLYLAGPVAVGVTFAAETTGDLFTPVTLGLFAYFLLPANVFLYGVNDVFDVDVDAANPKKEDREARWRGDSAVAAVIAAATFLGAGTFALAPPVAWPYLAGFFVLGFQYSAPPLRFKTTPLLDSVSNGLYILPGAVGYAAVAGAHPPLAALAGAWLWTMGMHTFSAIPDIEPDRAAGIRTTATFLGERRTFLYCLACWLAAAAVFALVDVRIGLLLVAYPALVFAIYRSDVDVDRAYWWYPILNTAVGTLLTLGALWRLLYA
- the cruF gene encoding bisanhydrobacterioruberin hydratase, translated to MRDAGDAPGQGALTDGIPRTRAEWERRLERLVRENRFTISVFFPLNGIVLLLASAEGVLPAPLAFNGLLILLGTLVMRSPLVVGVLPVTDRRAAVGVGALTLYAYGIEFLGVHTGVPYGEFFYGVDLGPIVAGVPLGLPVFFIPLVMNAYLLCLLLLGERAARTGVRLLAVIATVLTMDVVLDPGAVALGFWVYPGGGAFYGVPLSNYAGWVLSATVAVLALDWGYDRRALLARLDDCEFLLDDLVSFVILWGGVNAWFGNWIPVAFAALFGIGLLRTDRFDAPLGAVSRLRTRDWTSKR
- a CDS encoding phytoene/squalene synthase family protein — encoded protein: MVQQEQIRQSKAIQRQTGKTFHLATRVLPERVRHPTYVLYAFFRVADEVVDAAETAPPEEQRRRLEELRRQALGREETDDPVLDAFAELRDRYDIPDADVEVFIDAMLSDIETDRYETYADLEAYMDGSAAAVGRMMTEIMETPQAEEALPHATALGEAFQLSNFLRDVREDVVERDRIYLPQETLERHGVTEEQVLNFEYDANFRAAMREELERAESLYREGVEGIRYLPEDCQFAVLLAAVLYADHHREIRRRDCDVLSTTPSLSTSRKLFLLAKTRLYWAFERDPVAVFRRVSVVPYPDEDDSARDPGHSGPATGRTWWPWPSGGVGRRLSGWLRSFTRSE
- a CDS encoding HVO_2523 family zinc finger protein, translating into MSDANEAEDRDESGTVETPPGRPCPLCERPMARRHCKYVCPEHGVVYDCSDTFW
- a CDS encoding adenosylcobalamin-dependent ribonucleoside-diphosphate reductase → MSEKNVRAGELELPVKRTDGDTLEERLTANAYHNILPARYLRKDADGDPVESQEDLFPRVAKNVALAEAVFEAEKRDVEVTVTPEQLKPDHPRRDELAEEVFGKGVTADSEAETSLSVYNVNKFAYDTVVPDLPEEIRSEVEAKREEFETLMEDLSFMPNSPTLMNAGDELQQLSACFVDSPEDDIDDIHQTAKEAAQVFQSGGGMGYAFWRLRPYGDAVGSTGGIASGPITFMRTYDQLCETIAQGGARRGAQMGVMRVSHPDVIQFLHAKNKDVSLAHTLRLNDPDDFTHNSFKDALEEARELIDDEGRVPKHLRNAVEGHLSNFNISVGITDDFMEALFEDEEFTFTNPRTDEPHVATPETKELYDMFGLGEHVEVGEVLSVPAQELWDQIVDGAHENGEPGVIYLERVNKQHSFDVEEHPDHRILATNPCGEQPLEEYEACNLGHINLSTLVDLDAPDWRVWYDAHGDEYDEFEDAVDAFLEEAVDWEEFDYRIDRGTHFLENVVTMSDFPVPEIEQKVRDMRKIGLGVMGLAQLYIQLGIQYGTEAGNEVARQLMTHINHESKWTSHELADERGAFNDWADSKYADPTEYREWFEHHTGLDADEWEDGFPIRNHNTTTVAPTGTTSMVGNTTGGIEPIYNVAYYKNVSDDVQGDEMLVEFDDYFLRVLEANDIDVDAVKKEAQEQMAENEFDGVSSLSTVPDAISELFVVTGDLSGKQHAAVQCATQEGVDSAISKTCNFPNSASKEDMDEVYRYIYRNGGKGVTVYRDGTRSKQVLTTRAKNADFADESEAAEALVEQIEEVFGGVEGFLENENVRAALDEEVDRLLSAADGETDLGKKRPRPDVLHGVTQRIDTGYGKLYVNINEDERGRPFELFANIGNSGGFTASFTEALAKTISTALRSGVDPSEIASELQGIRSPKVAWDKGEQINSIPDAIGTAMRRYLDGEIEKGYPQQQNLTELSERSSADATADAPAGRETDGGAAVDVDDVDVGPDAEQPSGPNDDATDDLLAAGESPECPECGGMSLYYSEGCKTCESCGWSEC